A single Bufo bufo chromosome 6, aBufBuf1.1, whole genome shotgun sequence DNA region contains:
- the CNNM1 gene encoding metal transporter CNNM1 has translation MAAEAAAAPGAVLLFLLSLSPRASSAWLLGLRPEDTVGGRVSLEGGTLRAAEGTRFTLRLYFQPPLSAQQQQLHPQQPNPAGNGSSPPPKVVFIEEPRAGGDPCLDEGAWASDVEVLGPLQPSPHGGSALVEVRVRELRKGERGKLFSLCAFDGRHWEHHGGEHFVLEVREAAEAMPAWLRALVALLLLALSALLSGLRLSLLSLDPVELRVLQNSGSPAEKEHAWRVQTVRARGAYLLCTLLLGNALANASLAGWLCSSLPAEPWLAVLLCTACVFLCGEVAPYSVCSRHGLAIASRTLCLTRLLMAVTFPVSYPLSRLLDWALRQEISTFYTREKLLEMLRAADPYNDLVKEELNIIQGALELRTKVVEDVLTPLGDCFMLRSDAVLDFSTVSEILRSGYTRIPVYEGDERANIVDILFVKDLAFVDPDDCTPLQTVTRFYHRPLHCVFNDTRLDAVLEEFKKGKSHLAIVQRVNNEGEGDPFYEVMGIVTLEDIIEEIIKSEILDETDLYTDNRKKERIPHRERKQHDFSLFKLSDSEMKVKISPQLLLATHRFMATEIEPFKAPFLSEKILLRLLKHPNVIQELKFDDKNKRSSEHYLYQRNKPVDYFILILQGKVEVEVGKEGLRFENGAFTYYGVPAILTTVSSDNDVRKVGSLAGSSFLLPVSVSRTFAFSRGESLAGSPVNRSPSRCSGLNRSESPNRERNDYGGSNNQLSNSNNNLYIPDYSVHILCDVQFIKITRQQYQNALAASRMDNSPQSPEIEVFSDGESTKVTKYHRTSESPKDDTVSTLVSDRNCNLASSRSDVLKSPNDSVFLHMDDIPQIREELADIYNYTTNPDSCCVIVDLEHSSGEIISSSAVNSSEETLGKKLLRTLSGKTRKKSRDADKSPEESSVLHLIT, from the exons ATGGCGGCGGAGGCGGCTGCTGCTCCCGGCGccgtcctcctcttcctgctctccctgtctCCACGAGCCTCGTCCGCCTGGCTGCTCGGTCTCCGCCCGGAGGACACGGTGGGCGGCCGAGTGTCCCTTGAGGGAGGCACCCTGAGGGCGGCCGAGGGGACCCGCTTCACCCTGCGCCTCTACTTCCAGCCCCCGCTGTCggcccagcagcagcagctgcatcctcagcAGCCGAACCCCGCGGGTAACGGCTCCAGCCCCCCGCCCAAAGTGGTGTTCATCGAGGAGCCCAGGGCAGGAGGGGACCCGTGTCTGGACGAGGGGGCCTGGGCTTCGGACGTGGAGGTGCTCGGCCCTCTGCAGCCCTCCCCTCACGGAGGCTCGGCCCTGGTGGAAGTCAGAGTCCGGGAGCTGCGGAAAGGGGAGCGGGGCAAGCTCTTCTCCCTGTGCGCCTTTGACGGGCGGCACTGGGAGCACCATGGAGGCGAGCACTTCGTGCTGGAGGTCCGGGAGGCCGCCGAGGCGATGCCGGCCTGGCTGCGGGCGCTGGTggcgctgctgctgctcgccctGTCCGCGCTCCTCAGCGGCCTCCGCCTCAGCCTGCTCTCCCTGGACCCGGTGGAGCTGCGGGTGCTGCAGAACAGCGGCTCCCCCGCGGAGAAGGAGCACGCCTGGAGGGTGCAGACGGTGCGGGCCCGGGGCGCCTACCTGCTGTGCACCCTGCTGCTGGGCAACGCTCTGGCCAACGCCTCCCTGGCCGGCTGGCTGTGCTCGTCCCTCCCCGCGGAGCCCTGGCTGGCCGTGCTGCTGTGCACCGCCTGCGTCTTCCTGTGCGGGGAGGTGGCGCCCTACTCGGTGTGCTCCCGGCACGGCCTGGCCATCGCCTCCCGCACCCTGTGCCTCACGCGTCTGCTGATGGCCGTCACCTTCCCGGTGTCCTACCCGCTGAGCCGCCTGCTGGACTGGGCCCTGCGCCAGGAGATCAGCACCTTCTACACCCGGGAGAAGCTGCTGGAGATGCTGCGGGCGGCCGATCCCTACAACGACCTGGTGAAGGAGGAGCTGAACATCATCCAGGGCGCCCTGGAGCTCCGCACCAAGGTGGTGGAGGACGTGCTCACCCCGCTGGGGGACTGCTTCATGCTGCGCTCCGACGCCGTGCTCGACTTCAGCACCGTGTCCGAGATCCTGCGCAGCGGCTACACCCGCATCCCGGTCTACGAGGGCGACGAGCGGGCCAACATCGTGGACATACTGTTCGTCAAGGACCTGGCGTTCGTGGACCCGGATGACTGCACCCCGCTGCAGACCGTCACCCGCTTCTACCACCGCCCGCTGCACTGCGTCTTCAATGACACCCGGCTGGACGCGGTGCTGGAGGAGTTCAAGAAGG GTAAATCTCACCTGGCCATCGTACAGCGGGTGAATAACGAAGGGGAAGGCGATCCATTTTATGAAGTGATGGGAATTGTTACCCTAGAAGATATCATAGAAGAGATTATAAAGTCAGAGATCCTAGACGAGACCGATCTGTACA CAGATAATAGAAAGAAGGAAAGAATTCCCCACCGGGAGAGGAAACAACATGACTTCTCCCTCTTCAAGCTCTCCGACAGTGAGATGAAGGTAAAGATTTCTCCTCAGCTTCTTCTGGCTACACATCGATTCATGGCTACAG agatcgaGCCTTTCAAAGCTCCTTTCCTGTCAGAGAAGATTCTGCTACGGCTGCTAAAACATCCAAATGTCATCCAAGAGCTGAAGTTTGATGATAAAAACAAAAGGTCTTCAGAACATTATCTTTATCAGCGCAATAAACCGGTCGACTATTTCATTTTAATCCTCCAG GGTAAAGTGGAAGTTGAAGTTGGTAAAGAGGGATTGCGGTTTGAGAATGGAGCTTTCACCTACTATGGCGTTCCTGCTATACTGACCACCGTGTCCTCCG ACAATGATGTGAGAAAAGTTGGAAGTTTAGCTGGTTCCTCCTTTCTCT TACCTGTGTCCGTATCTCGTACCTTCGCTTTCAGCAGAGGGGAATCATTGGCTGGCTCCCCAG TAAACAGATCCCCTTCTCGCTGCAGTGGTTTGAACCGTTCTGAATCCCCTAACAGAGAACGTAACGATTATGGGGGCAGCAACAACCAGTTAAGCAACAGCAACAACAACCTCTACATCCCCGATTACTCCGTCCACATCCTGTGCGATGTCCAGTTCATCAAG ATCACAAGGCAGCAGTATCAGAACGCCTTGGCCGCCAGCCGTATGGACAACTCTCCACAGTCCCCAGAAATAGAAGTATTCAGTGATGGGGAGTCCACAAAAGTCACAAAGTATCACAGAACGTCCGAATCTCCGAAAGACGACACCGTGAGCACATTAGTGAGCGACAGAAACTGCAACTTGG CCAGCAGCAGATCAGATGTTCTGAAAAGTCCTAATGACTCTGTGTTCTTACACATGGATGACATCCCCCAGATAAGAGAGGAGCTCGCAGACATTTACAACTACACAACAA ATCCCGATTCTTGCTGTGTCATCGTGGACCTGGAGCATTCCAGCGGAGAGATTATTTCCAGTTCAGCAGTGAACAGCAGCGAGGAGACACTTGGCAAGAAGTTATTGAGGACACTGA GTGGCAAAACAAGGaaaaaatccagagatgcggataaAAGTCCTGAAGAAAGTTCCGTTTTGCACCTAATCACATGA